gtcttttttttttttagtttttgagaGGAGAGAAATATACAACATCAGCCTCAAAACCGCTATCGGGAGCACAAAAAGCTGCTGAGCGCTTGTTGCTCAGTTACTGTTTCTAGCTGGCAAGAAGAGGTCTTGGCCTGTCTAGAACTTGTTTTGTTGATGTCACGCCCTTTGAATTTGATTGACACTTTGTGATTGtctgctgcattttgttttaattgtctgTTTCCTCAAGCTCATTAGAAAGGATGAAGAACTTTTGCCTCGGTCTTACATATGCTTTGTTGGGCTATCATCCAGAAGTAGTAAAAGTCAACAGAACAAGTTAACTCGCTGTGTATTTAGTGCATTACTGTCTATCATTGTCTAATATTTATGTTATGtgtcacatttcttttctcCTGCAGATCAGCAAGAGTCTAGGCGGCGGAGCAAAGCACACCATTAGCTGAGGAAAATGAGTGAACTGGATCAGCTACGCCAGGAGGCTGAGCAACTAAAGAACCAGATCAGGGTAAGgccagattttatttttttataattcactTTAATTTCTAAGCCAATTTCAATATATTATGTATTAAGTAACTTGCCCTAGAAACTTGTGTAGAGGTAGGGTTATCAGTAAGGCGTTTTATCATGATGTGTGCtattcaattattattttacataaaGATAAGacaattcaatattttaaatttttCCAAAGTTAAcctgttgaataaaaaaatatcaggTCGTGATAAGAGTGTTAGGATTGAAAAGTCAACGACatgacaaattattttttgCTATTTTATTGCTCTAACGATCAAAATCCCAAAATCCCTTGTACCATTGCCACAAGCATATATTCTGCCATGAGCCGCTGTAGTAGATTTTACTGGAGTTGAAGCTGTCTGCTAAAGCTGTATATGCTTGGCATTAGCATCCTTAGAGTGATATGCTACAGCTAATTATTAATAATACTGttaattcactttttgtttttcttgttactTGTAAGTTCTATAAAAATACAATGCCgtcttttagtttaaaaaaaaaaagaacaatcagTGACAGTTATCATTTCATTAAAGATCCTGTAATGACATAGTGATTATTATATTTTGCCACGGCTCTTTGCTTCAAATTAAAGAAATTTCtgacacaacagaaaatgtCACCAGGATGAAACTCGTCTGTTTAAATATAATCTAAACCTCACTTAAAATAATATGACAATTGTGACACAGCCAAGCTAAATGGGAGGCATTCTAActttcctctctgcaggaaaTCGTTGTATATTGGTAATTTGAATACAGTTGTGTTTGGTACTCATTCACTATCGATTCACTGCTGAAGGTTGTGGCATAGACAAATTGATTCACTGATATTAAACTAGTTGTGAGGAGTTAACAAGACGGATCTGTTGTAACTGGGTTGTTGTATTTCAGGATGCCAGGAAAGCGTGTGCAGATGCTACCCTGTCTcaggtaaatgtttttcttgttgcaAATTTCACTATATATAAATctgatttcttttatttttttgctataGCTGGTGTTGACACCCATTACTTCTTGTCCTTTTGTTAGTCGTCTTTAATGTAAATGCCACCTTGCTTTGCAACACTACCTGAAACTTGTGAAACCAGCAGCCTGAAActgattttttctttcatgttaacCTTGTTTAGATCACAGCTAACATCGACCCTGTTGGCCGAATTCAGATGCGCACTAGACGGACACTGAGGGGGCATCTGGCTAAAATCTATGCCATGCACTGGGGCACTGACTCGAGGTAATTTCTAATACTTACGTTCTTTCTGTCAAGTAAATTTCATCTCATCAGCCAATCATCTTGCCTTAATGCTGCAAATGTAAAAATGCAGGTCTTTTTTCTAAAGTGATCTTTAATTCAGTCTGTAATTGTTGAACACTGATCTATATATTCATTGTTCTTACGAATGGAGAGTAAGAAATGTGTGCACATGAACAATGGGTTGTGCATTTTTTGGTCTAAAAGCACTTAGAATAAGTGAGTCCTTCAGTGTGTCgactgtgttgtgtgtctgattgtgctgtgtttgtgtgcaatgGGGGTGGGGTATGTGGGTAGAGAAAATACTCAAAATAGAGTGAGCCTTGTTAGAGTTGTGTTGAGACTAATAGCCAAGACGGATAAAGCAACACGCCTCACTTTACATTAATCATTTTCCCTCGAGATGAACACATGTCTCACCTCTGCAACCAACCAGTTAATCCCAGTGGTGCTAATGTGCGTCAGTCAACAGAGGGACCTTATCATCCTCCCAGTAATATACCTACAAAACTCTGCCGCCTAGAAaggtcacatgaatattttggATCCAGAGTCTGGTCTAAGTTTGGAAATACTGTATCTCTGTGGAGACCCTTCAGTCTGGGATAAGTTTCAAGAGGTTTGAAAAAGAAACTTGTTAGCCAGCTAAATGTTCAGGGTAATGTACTCTGGGGACACAATACCATGCAAATGTTGATCTTTGTTATAATTAAACTAGGCCTGTCCCTGACTAAGGATTTACATAGTCAAACCCTGATTCCTCATATTTTCCCTTTAGTTGAaagttctgttgttgttttttttgcactcatTGATCCAGTCCAatgcagcagacacacacactctgacagcCCAGTGTGTGCATATCAAACCACCGAAAACAAATACGTCTTACCGTTTGAAGAGTAACTGAGCTCTCCTGATCACAATAATCCACCAAAAATGATCCCCACGATTTAAATCCAGTAAAatatttaatccaaacacattacatccataaagatCCACAGAACTGTTAAAAAACACCCTAAATTAAACACCTATTTCTTTATAGAACACCCAACTAAAATCGGCTGTAATAGAAATTTGCTGTCTCAATGTTatcaaatgtaatttaaagAGGGCGAaacacagttgttgtttttttaacagtaaattCTTACTTTGGCACGTTTTGTTGGTGTAACGTTTGAAATCAACTTTtatggctcagtggtagagttggtcgtctctcaaccggagaggttgggggtttgatccccagctcctgcagctacatgttgatgtgtccttggacaagacacttaaccccaaaaaGCTCCCACTGCTGCATCAGCGACGTGTGAATGTATGGATGAATTATTTTTGGGAATGGGACATTTCACATAGATCTGccataagtgtgtgaatgtggtgtgaatagTTCGGTTTGATGTTACTTTGATAAGACTAATAAAAAGACAGGGGAAAGTCTTCTTTACCTAAGCTGTTCtcttcaaacacaaaacagaatcATAATTATCCAGGTTCAAACACTATAAGGGGATGTGCCACATAAATGTTGCCACATCACTTATTTCAAATCCATCTTCCTGATTTGATGACATATTATTAATCTACCATTGAGTGGGTAAGTCCTGATTGCAAAATGTGTTGTCTCTATAAATCTAAGAATTCAGAACAATTGAATCAGAAAAAAGCACGAAGGAATGCATATTCTACTAGTACAAATTCAATGCAGTAGAACATGTATCGCTGTCCAAGCACTTAGACTGCATCAATATTTTATCATGGTTGGAGTACAGTTGTGttcttaattgtatttattgtggATGTGTTATTGTTTAGGTGCAACACTTTACTTTGCACAGCCACTATAATGTTCAATGATCAACATTGAGGGATAATGTATTGTAAGTGTGTCCATTATAAAGAATCTATGCTGTGATTCGGTGCTAATCCTAGAATGGACTCGTGCAGAAAACTAACAGTATTTTATGTGCACTCAAAACACACTCAGTGTGAACAAGGTAAGCACACTTATTCTAATAGGAAATCTTGCAAATTCAGCCCCCAGGTACCCCGTGCAGCTCTGGTCTGCTATCTGGATTAATCCAACATAAGTAACCACAGTGATGGCCCCAGTGCACATTGAAACTGGAACAGGAGTGAACACACAAAGGCCTGCTGGGACTTAGCAAATCTTAACTACTGGCCTGGCTCGAACACAGGAGCACACTTCAGCAGATAAGACAGGGACAGAAGGGTCTGTGCTGAGAATCTGTGTATAGATGTGAAGGATCTGCTACAAAAATGAACTAATACATCTCAAGTAATCAAAGCctagtgtgatttaaaaatgcatAATACCACACTGGTTTAAAATAGGATgctgtgcaagtgtgtgtgtgttttcttatcAGCTGGGAGATGGTGAAGTAATACTTTGAGGTGCTCACTTACTCAGAAAAAGGATGAAAAGACTGAACAAAGGAAACCATgttcattgtatttatttatttcatttcgcTACATCActttgaaaacaacacaaaacttgATTTTTGTTGGTTCATCATACATCAGGTTTGTTTGAGCGTAATGCAGAGGACCACTGGGAGTTTTTTATCTTTGGTTTTAGTTTAATCAGCTGAAGTGAAAAGCAACAAAAGgcgaaagaaaaacaacagctttcAGCCCTGCTTTCAATACCTTCTAATGCTTGCAATTCTTGTTTTGAATTCCAGCCGATGAAAAAGGCTTTCATGTTAAATTCCAGTCAAATTGGGTACACCGAACAAGTTTACGTACAGACAcaatttcctgtttttgtggATTAATAAGAACTACAGTAGCTCTAAAGCTGGAGTCTATGTTGAGCTTTTTGTGTGGAAATCATCATTTCTATCCGCACAATGTTGCTAGTAACGTTATGTTGAATATTTCAGTGCTGACATAGCACTTTATGCACATACATATTAAAGGGCGgttatcatttttaaaaaagtatacaACCCTAATTACTAAAGTGTTGGAACGCTtggtgaaatgtaaaaaaaaaatagagataaTTTCAGCCCTGTCCTTTGCTTACAGAAATGTTGTTGCCATGTGCAAACctttttgaaacatgttttttggcATTATGTACTTATTGGGcttgtaatttatttttaaaaataagtttttcagtttcaacatttgatatgttgtcttttgtgttattttcagtCGAATTCTTGCATGACATGCAGTTTTGGAAAATCTGGGTTTAACAGCTGATTCCATTCTAACAGTGTCTATTTATAGCTATTTTATCTACCTTCCAAAAGGTTGTAGATCACCGCAGGAAAAAATATAACGCTGTTGTAAGAATTCAAGTAGTTTTGACCtatcttttttcccttttcacCAGGCTTTTGGTGAGTGCCTCCCAGGACGGCAAACTAATTATTTGGGACAGCTACACCACAAACAAGgtacaagttttattttaatcgGCCTTGACTTATTctgatttttcattttcctgcattagaaaaaaaaaatatgaaccaTAATAACAATGATTTTAAATCTCGAAGTATGAAGAACAGtcttaaatattttttgagTGGGTTGtatgagtttatttttttttttcagaatataCAAACTGTAGGTCAGGGTAAGAAGAGCCATGGTTTGTGAAGAACCCTCCAACAGTACAGACAGGGAAGCAGAGTCACGCAGTGCTGAGGAAAGGATCAATAACAAAACATGTAGCCAACTTAAAAAACTTAAACCTTAAAATATAATGATACCCGATCAAGTGGACTCATAGTCTGAATGTTTTCACTGCCTCCAAAAGCCAAGGTTAAAGGGTTCATGCCTGTGATAGTTTACCACTCAAAGTCCGTACTCACCCTGCTTGTTTCTTAAATTTTTAAGTTTACCTTGACACAGGGTGTAACATATATTTTATTACACTCGTACAGATCAAAGGTTtaacatgaaataatttcaaCAAACTTCAAAGTATTCAAGAAAGTCTCCAGATAATCCAAATACTGAAAATATGTTTGGTTtagcatttaaaatcattttgaatGTTCTTCTCCAATGAAATAAATAGTTTTCTGAAACCCTCCATTTCTTACAGCtaagttaaaaacattttgggaaaaaaaaaaaaaaaggttcccttaaggagtttttagctggttataaaacagacagaTATGATTACTGATTCATCATTATGACCTACAGAAACGGACAAAACCTGTATGAAGAAAAGTGACTATTTAGAGGACACTGGGCGGGTGTTAGACAAGACAATGAACGCTGATGACCCAGCATGTCTGATTGTCAGCAGGAAAAGAGTTCTCATCAGAAACTTTTCTCACAGTAGCTTTAGGTTAAGCTATTAATAGTTGGTATTGTGTCATTGCAAAGATAAGTAAATATTGCAGACAACCTTTGTCACATGCTTTACCTTGATCCCGATCTTTCACTGAAAACGGTcgtttattaaatattttttttactgtcttccAGGTCCATGCCATCCCGCTGCGCTCCTCCTGGGTAATGACCTGCGCATATGCTCCTTCTGGGAACTACGTGGCTTGCGGAGGCCTCGACAATATCTGCTCCATCTATAACCTGAAGACCCGTGAGGGAAATGTGCGCGTTAGCCGTGAGCTGGCCGGACACACAGGTAAGTTCATCCACAAGCATGTGATTCTAGATTAACACTAaaacttaaaatgaaaacagatgagCTTGAAAAACTTGCGGGTTTGTATTTGTAAGAATAGTTTTCCATTTTGTCCATTAAGAAACTATGTGATCACTTTAAGTAAACACAcccagggaaaaaaacaaacaagttctCTCATTAAAAGTCATGCAAGGAACTTTAAGTTCTGATTTGTGTGACCCCTGGTGACAGTAAATTACAATATATCCCTTTAATCATCTTGTCTTCGATATGTGTACGTGGTGTTTTTCTACAAAATATTTGATGTCTAACATGCATATTACGATTAGTCTTCTTTCCTGTTACTCTGCTGGGAGCAGGGAGAACAACATTTCATCTTCTTTACATACACAGATACATAAAGGAAATGACAAACTGAATCTTAAATCTTTTGGCAGGAGGGCCTGTCTAACACCTATCCAACAACTAACCCCCCTGCAGCTGTTTCAGACattcaacagaaaaaacatgttacaaaTATTCAGTCTAATTGCTCGtaatctctttttcttttgtaggttactttcagtttgtttcataaccagcttaGAACTCCACATACAGAAGCTTGAAGTCATGCTCCAGTTCTCTAAAATCTTGGAATATAGTTGCAGAAGTTACAGTGCatgaaatgtccttttttttcttcttttacctAAAACATCAAATTTAGTGGATTTTACATTTTGGCTTTTTTGACACTGATCAACAGAAATGACTAATTACTAATAAGTAATCTAAAAAATATTAACTTAGAATAAAGGATTGCATATGTTATCGTCCCCTTCAGTAGTTAGCATCAGGAAAATCCCTTGTGTGTCTCATggctttttaaaagtcatttagATTCAATGAAGACTCAAAACACTTTCAAGGCTTGTCAAATAATTACTTGatattcctctgtgtgttttgaaatgtatCGTCAAGAAACACAGTTTTCAATCTGCCACTAGAAGGCTGTCTACACAAACTGAGTCAATGTATAAGAAGGATGCTTGTGAGGGAGGCTACTAATGACTACTCTGAAGGAGCCTCTGAGTGTGTGATGATGATTTGAAGATCTTCTATTTCTCTGTGATGGATGCAGTTCATCATAAATGAGTTCATTAAGTCACTGTATTTGTTACTCGTCAGGTTACCTGTCCTGCTGTCGCTTCCTGGATGACAACCAAATTGTCACTAGCTCTGGAGACACCACCTGGTGAGTTGTGGTACTGCAACACATGTAGTTCAATACATAACCATCAGATTGCATATACTAAAAAATCACTGAAGAGTTAGTTCAAGACCTTTGTTACaccatataaatcacacaattGAAATTATGTTTAGAATCAATAACACTACGCTTTTATATTTGCATTATATGGCAATTTGTTCCCACCCTCTGTGTCAACCATGACTGCTGAGCTACAGTTGAAAACCAAGTCTCTCTTTGGATAAACTTCAAGCAGCCCAGCAATCACACCATGTGACGATCAGCTTCATTATTGAATTGCTCTTACCAACAATGCCACTGATGTGCTTTAGATACAGTTTTTATATTACTGCTGTAAATTGACACAGTTCTTTCTGCTCTCCGCAGTGCTCTGTGGGACATTGAGACCGGTCAGCAGACGACTACGTTTGCTGGCCACACTGGCGATGTCATGAGTTTGTCTCTGGCACCAGACACCAGGCTGTTTGTGTCTGGAGCCTGCGATGCCTCTGCGAAGCTCTGGGACATCAGAGAAGGAATGTGCCGACAAACCTTT
This region of Labrus bergylta chromosome 12, fLabBer1.1, whole genome shotgun sequence genomic DNA includes:
- the gnb1a gene encoding guanine nucleotide-binding protein G(I)/G(S)/G(T) subunit beta-1; translated protein: MSELDQLRQEAEQLKNQIRDARKACADATLSQITANIDPVGRIQMRTRRTLRGHLAKIYAMHWGTDSRLLVSASQDGKLIIWDSYTTNKVHAIPLRSSWVMTCAYAPSGNYVACGGLDNICSIYNLKTREGNVRVSRELAGHTGYLSCCRFLDDNQIVTSSGDTTCALWDIETGQQTTTFAGHTGDVMSLSLAPDTRLFVSGACDASAKLWDIREGMCRQTFTGHESDINAICFFPNGNAFATGSDDATCRLFDLRADQELMVYSHDNIICGITSVAFSKSGRLLLAGYDDFNCNVWDTLKADRAGVLAGHDNRVSCLGVTDDGMAVATGSWDSFLKIWN